The DNA window ATCTGGGACGTCCTTCCCGAGACGGACGACGAAATATACAGGACGAAGTTCCGAACGGCGATGGAAACGCAGGAGCCGCTCAATTTCGAGGTCTACGAGGACGGCACCGAGTCGTGGCTCGAGTTTTCGGTGTATCCGTCCGAATCGGGGCTCTCGATTTACTTCCGCGACGTGACGGCTCGAGTAGAGCGCGAGCAGGAACTGACGAAGTACGAGACCATCGTCGAGACGATCAACGACGGTATCTACGTCAAAGACGAGGACGGCTACTTCACGATGGTTAACGAGGCGTACGCCGAACTCACCGGCTACGATCGCACCGAACTCGTGGGCGAACACGCCTCGTTGGTCGTCGACGAGGAGACGATCACCGAATCGCGAGACCAGATTGCGGCCGGCGTCGAAGCACCGCCGGCGATGGAGACGGAACTTCAGACGGCCAGCGGCGACCGCGTCCCGGTCGAAGGGACCTTCGCGACGTTACAGACTGGCGACAGCCACGAGGAGATCGGCGTGGTCCGCGACGTCACCGAACGCAAGGAACGCGAACGGGCCCTCCGCGAGCGCGAACGTCGGCTCAAGGAGCACAAGGAGTTCACCGACGACGTTCTGAACGCCGTCGACGATCTGTTCTATCTCATCGATGCGGACGGCAACTTACAGCGGTGGAACGAGAGCGTAAACGACGTCACCGGCAACTCGGACGCGGAAATCGAGTCGATGACCGCACTGGACTTTTTCGACGAGGAACACGCCGAGCAGGTCGCAGCGACGATCGCCGACGGCTTCGAAACCGGCGATCTACAAATCGAAGCGAAGATTCGGACCAGGGACGGCGAAGAGATACCGTACGAGTTCACGGCATCCACGCTCGAGGATCCCGACGGGAACGAGGTGCTCACTGGGATCGGCCGCGACATCACCGACCGTCTCGAGTACGAACACCAGCTCGAGGCGTCGAACGAACGCTTAGAGCAGTTCGCGTACGCCGCCTCCCACGACCTCCAGGAGCCGCTGCGGATGGTGACCAGTTACCTGCAGTTGCTGGAGAATCGGTACGGCGACGACCTCGATGACGATGCCGAGGAGTTCATCGACTTCGCTGTCGACGGCGCCGAGCGCATGCGCCAGATGATCGACGGCCTCCTCCAGTACTCGCGGGTCGAAACGCGCGGCGATCCGTTCGAATCGATCGATCTGAACGACGTTCTCGACGAGACGCTCGAGAATCTCGAACTCCAGATCGACGAAAATCAGGCCGAGGTTGTGGTCGACTCGCTACCAACCGTCCGCGGAGACGCCAGCCAACTCCAGCAGGTGTTTCAGAATCTCGTTAGCAACGCGATCGAGTACAGCGGCGATGAGCCGCCAGAGATCCGTATCGCTGCCGAACGAAATGGAGCGAAATACGTCATCTCGGTTCACGACGACGGGATCGGGATCGATCCCGAAGACCAGGATCGAATCTTCGAAGTGTTCCATCGGCTCCACACCCACGAAGAGCATCCGGGGACCGGCATCGGTCTCGCGCTCTGTCGGCGCATCATCGAACGTCACGGGGGCGAGATCTGGGTCGACTCCGAACCGGGGAACGGAACGACGTTTTCGTTCACGCTGCCCCCGGCGTGATCGGCCATTCCTCGGCTCCGTACTATCGATAGCGGAATTGCCGGGCTACCACGGGAACAACGGCGGAAGGGCAGAGGCAACCGACGATGCAGTTAGTTCAGCACCGTCCTCGCCGTAGCTCATCGTCGGATACGCATCGGCTGCGGCGGCGTACTCGATAGAGTGCTCGTATCCCGCTCTCGTATGCGGCGAGAACGGCGTTTCTAATCCCTGCTCTTCGAGCACCCACTGCCCGAACCGCTCGTTCGTGTCCTCGTTTGGCTGCCAGTCGCCGCCGTCCGGGCGACTCCCCTCCTCGAACTCGGTTTCCTCGCGCTTTCGCTCCTCGACGTAGAGGTAGTGCTTCGGATACGGACTGACGTCCCAGACGCGCGCGAGCGTCGTCCCATCGGCCAGTAGCGCGAGCTCGAGGAACGTGTACATCGTCGGCGGCTCGACGATGAACGCGGGAACGACCGCCGCGTCCATCCCCGTCGTCTCGAGAAACTCGATGGGACCGAGTTCGTAGAACTTCTCGCGCATGATCTCGATGTACGTATCGGTGCCGCCGAAGATGACGGAGGCCCGGACGCCCTCGACGCCGTCGACGGCTTCGGAGACGGCATCGCTCTCGAACCGCGTGACCGACGCGCGGAGTTTGTCCTGACCATCGAACCAGTCCAGATCCTCTCGCTCGATGATGTCTCTCACGAGGTTGTCCTCCGACTCCTCTCCTTCGACGCCGACGTACGACGGCTTCTCGTCCGCGTTCGTGTCGTAGGAGAGACTCGAGTCCACGACGGTTCGGCCGTCGGGGGTGGCGAACGCCAGTTCGATGCGGTTTGCCAGTCGGTACTGTCGAAGCCCCTCGTCGTATTCGGGAAGCTGCTTTCGCATCTCGCGGACCGCCTGCAGGTCGTCCGGAAGGTCGGTCACGGCGTCGGCGACGAACCACGCGTCGAGGGACTTCCCGTAGTAGTCGGGCATCGAGCTGTTGAGGGGATCGCCGCCCTCCGAACTGTTCTCGTTGTGACCGGGGAGGAGCGTGACGGTCGTCGCCGACGTGGATCGTTCGACCATCAGTGCCACCCTCCGCCGAATTCGATCTCGGTTCCCGCAACCGTAAGCAGGTGCCGATCTGCGGCGAGCCTCTCGAATCGATACGGCTCCGTTTCACCGTCGGCGAACACGAATTCGCCTTCCTCTCGCGTCTCGGACTCCGCAGTTACCGTGGTACGGACGTAGACACCGTGATCGAACTGGAGGTCCCGCATCGTCGCCGCGAGGCGTGCGCGGCCGATGGCGCCGACTGCGTTGGTCGCACGAACGGCATCGAAGACGATTCCCCCACGGCGTGTGTCAATTTCGGTCGACGAGCCCGAATCGCGGTCGGCCACCGACCACGTGATCTCGAGTCGTGCCGTCGCGTCAAGGAGACCGGTGTCGACGTCGCTCGCGTCCCAGTAAATGCGTGCGGGCATCGCTTGCGGGATCGGGATGGGATCGGATTCGGCGATCGGATCCGTCGCTACCCAGTCATCGAGGACATTCACGAGCCGAAACCGAAACTCGAGGGCCGAATCGGTCCCCGCAATTCGGCCGGGCGTAACACCGGCGACGAAGTACGGATGCGCCATCAGGTCGAGGTCGGCGACCCGCCGCGAGATGGTCGGTGTCGTATTCCCGTCGACGGTCGCCTCGAGGGCGTACTCGCCTTCGGTGACCGCAATCGGACGATCACGTCGGGCGACTCTCGACAGCGCGACGTCGTCACCGGGTCGCCACTCGTCGAGCGCCGACTCGAGGGGGCCGAGCAGGAACTCATCACCCGCGCCCGTGCTCGTGTCGGCGGTGACGTACCGTGACGCGATCGAACCGAAGACGGCGACGAAACCGGTTCCCGCGACCGTCGACAGGAGTCCACGACGAGGCGTTCGGAACGTCCGTTCGTTTTCGGTCATCTATCGGAAATAGTGAACGTCACTATTCGTAGTAATTATGTACCACTGATGACAAGAGATCCGATACGTGTGCCTACCGCGGAATTGCTACGGGTCGGGTTGGGACGGCAGACGACGTCCCGCTCGCCCGTGAACGAAAAGAGATACCCTAATGGGGTTACTACCGCGAGCAATGAACACTCACAAAGGGCGTGACGAACTTACCGGTGAGTAGTCATGGGTGCTGATAACGTCGATATCTTCAAACACATCGTCTTTCGGCTCCCGTCGCTCCCGGTTCAAATCGCCGCGTTGGTCGGTTTGAGCCCGCTCTATGCAACTCTCGCGTATTTGGCGCTCAACGAATTCGCGCCGGTCGAACTGGAACCGTGGCTCATCCCGGTCGGCGCGCTCGTAATCTTCATGGGGCCGTTCGTCATCGCCGCCGAACTCTTCTATCACGCATTGCCCGACTATCCGCGCCACTGGAGCTACTTCCTCGCGCTCACGACGCAGCTGTTTCTCTTCATTTACGCGCTCATCCTCTCCGGTGCGGATACCGGACTGAACGCGTGGCGAATCGTTTGGCTCGCACTGATCACCGTGAGCCTCACTAACGTGATGGTCCTGACCGTTTCGGTCGGTCCCGAGCGCCTGCGGCGGATAGTGCTCCTGTCGCTCGTTCAACCCCTTCTCCTGATCGGCACGTTCCAGTTTTTCATCGGTCGGAACGTCGGCGTCTCCGAGGCGTCGCTGCTCGTCAACTTTGGCGTACTTCTGGTCGTCGTCGCAGTCCTCGTCGGATTCCTGAAGCTATTCGACTATCTGATCGGTAGCAACGCCAACGTCTCCGCGTTCAGACTCACGTCGGGGCTGTTGAAGGGTGAACGATCGGCCCTCGATCTCGGGTACCCGGCGCGGCCGGACGTCCAAACGCTGACGATCGACAACGGCCAGACGCTTACGCTCGCAGCGCCGTGGATCCATCCGGGCCCCCTCGGCGGGTTCGGCGGCGGCGAACTCAGCAGCGACGTCATCGACGACTTGAACGACGACGGCACCGGCTTCTTCCTGCACGTTCCGTGTACCCACAAGGAAGACCTCGCCGATCCGGCGGACGTGACCAAAGTCATCGACGCCGTCGGCGACCCCGAAACGGTGTCGACGGCGTCGCGACTCCACAGCGCGGAGTACGACGACCTCGAGTTCTACGGGCGGACGATCGACGGAAAGAAAATCGTCTTCTTCGAAGCCGAGGGAATCGACGACTACCATCCCGGCGTCTTCATGCGGGACGTCTCGAAAGACGACGTCCTCCTCGTGGATATGCACAACCACCACATCCACGCGGAACTGGACCGGGAAATCCAGTACGGCACCGAGGAAGCCGCCCGCCTCAAGCGGTGTTTCGACGACTTCCT is part of the Halopiger aswanensis genome and encodes:
- a CDS encoding PAS domain S-box protein; this translates as MGTPGSAPDITREDVRGVFTQFERQGIPITAADVADALDCSQRTARRALDELTESGEVERRELADGTRVWWQPDGDDRTGSESPDEAEFAAFVSAVRDYAIFMLDPEGTVVNWNDGAERIKGYRTEEIVGEHVSTFYTDGDTEAGVPEENLEAAADAGRVEDEGWRVRKDGTRFWAHVTITAIRDDDGTLRGFTKVTRDMTERREYEQRLRRERDFTERILETIPVGTCVLSPDGSLTRANRRLLTRLEIDDAALSEYTVDSWEVYDEAGDRIPPADRPWAEAFETGDPVYDYRCQLDAPNGDRRWVSLNAAPLEDGEDRRVILSLEDITEQKERERQLRQQYRQTEQLLRTAPVAIAVQNSDRETVMANRRAQEVFDLSEAEFTANPVDTGEWKIYDADGNRLEPEETTSARVLESGEPVFDEELIFELPNGDRRHYRVNTVPVYGPDGTIDRIITAGKDITELKERERQLEQRKAELETELNGILGRISDAFYALDDDWQLTHLNDRAAELLGQPAEELLGREIWDVLPETDDEIYRTKFRTAMETQEPLNFEVYEDGTESWLEFSVYPSESGLSIYFRDVTARVEREQELTKYETIVETINDGIYVKDEDGYFTMVNEAYAELTGYDRTELVGEHASLVVDEETITESRDQIAAGVEAPPAMETELQTASGDRVPVEGTFATLQTGDSHEEIGVVRDVTERKERERALRERERRLKEHKEFTDDVLNAVDDLFYLIDADGNLQRWNESVNDVTGNSDAEIESMTALDFFDEEHAEQVAATIADGFETGDLQIEAKIRTRDGEEIPYEFTASTLEDPDGNEVLTGIGRDITDRLEYEHQLEASNERLEQFAYAASHDLQEPLRMVTSYLQLLENRYGDDLDDDAEEFIDFAVDGAERMRQMIDGLLQYSRVETRGDPFESIDLNDVLDETLENLELQIDENQAEVVVDSLPTVRGDASQLQQVFQNLVSNAIEYSGDEPPEIRIAAERNGAKYVISVHDDGIGIDPEDQDRIFEVFHRLHTHEEHPGTGIGLALCRRIIERHGGEIWVDSEPGNGTTFSFTLPPA
- a CDS encoding DUF2070 family protein translates to MGADNVDIFKHIVFRLPSLPVQIAALVGLSPLYATLAYLALNEFAPVELEPWLIPVGALVIFMGPFVIAAELFYHALPDYPRHWSYFLALTTQLFLFIYALILSGADTGLNAWRIVWLALITVSLTNVMVLTVSVGPERLRRIVLLSLVQPLLLIGTFQFFIGRNVGVSEASLLVNFGVLLVVVAVLVGFLKLFDYLIGSNANVSAFRLTSGLLKGERSALDLGYPARPDVQTLTIDNGQTLTLAAPWIHPGPLGGFGGGELSSDVIDDLNDDGTGFFLHVPCTHKEDLADPADVTKVIDAVGDPETVSTASRLHSAEYDDLEFYGRTIDGKKIVFFEAEGIDDYHPGVFMRDVSKDDVLLVDMHNHHIHAELDREIQYGTEEAARLKRCFDDFLERLEGAETYPYSAGFAVDCGDHPLLALVEEVDGERTLVFGVDTNGITDDLRAQRERFKEEFDEVILFSTDTHASVHDLANMDGFDIETVTDTVQRATDRVTDAEIGLTNDQTDQLHLLKLDYSGLVFSVNILIRLVIISLAAFYAFLVLWVL